From the Maioricimonas rarisocia genome, one window contains:
- a CDS encoding nitroreductase family protein: MQSFTESGSPLAELIRGRRTINLFQPETPPLETVLQAIELARWAPNHKHTEPWRFHLIGPQTAGKIVDLNARLVTEAKGTEAGEAKRARWSAVPGWLAVTCVRSEEELRDEEDYAACCCAIQNLSLHLWEEGIGVKWSTGAVTRDPAFYELLDLDPRERRVVGLLWYGYPASVPEQRRRPVEEIVVELP, encoded by the coding sequence ATGCAATCGTTTACGGAGTCCGGATCGCCACTGGCAGAGCTGATCCGCGGGCGCCGGACCATCAACCTGTTTCAGCCGGAAACGCCCCCGCTCGAAACCGTGCTGCAGGCGATCGAACTGGCTCGTTGGGCCCCAAACCACAAGCACACCGAGCCGTGGCGGTTCCACCTGATCGGTCCGCAGACGGCCGGGAAGATCGTTGACCTCAACGCGCGTCTCGTCACCGAAGCGAAGGGGACGGAAGCAGGCGAAGCGAAACGGGCCCGCTGGTCGGCGGTTCCCGGCTGGCTGGCCGTCACCTGCGTGCGAAGCGAGGAAGAGCTGAGAGACGAAGAAGACTACGCCGCCTGCTGCTGCGCCATCCAGAACCTGTCCCTGCATCTGTGGGAAGAAGGGATCGGCGTGAAATGGTCAACCGGCGCGGTCACGCGAGACCCGGCGTTCTACGAACTGCTCGATCTCGACCCACGCGAGCGACGGGTGGTCGGGCTGCTGTGGTACGGCTATCCCGCCAGTGTTCCCGAGCAGCGCCGCAGGCCCGTCGAAGAGATCGTTGTCGAACTTCCCTGA